The genomic region AAGGCTATTCTGTTGCAAAGCTTGGTGCCAAGGATAACCGTTATGTATTGACATTTAAGCAGTTGGACGATGCACCGTATGCATTGAATGCTCAGCTAATCGGTGAGATGAAGACCGGAGTCAACATAACCAGTACAGTCGAATACTTTGACGCAGATGGAGATTACCCTAATACGATGCTGTATCAATGGTACCAGGGTTCGGATGCAACGGGAGCAGATAAGACAGAGATCCCGGAAGCAACAAGCTCTGAGTACACCATTACTGCTAACGACGTGGGGAAATACCTTTTCCTCGAAATCACACCTCAATCTACTTCCGATGAGCAACCCCAAGGAAGAACAGTAACAATTGTTGGCAAACAAGCTGTTGAAGGACCTCCATCACCCCCTTGACATTAAGTAGGGGATAACAATCACGTTCATCAGTGCCATCTATCAATTAATACAGACTATGGAGGTTATTACATGCTTCAACCGAAAAAGAAACGTCCAAGAATCAGAAAAACAATGTCAGGTTTGATCGCACTGACGTTACTCTCGTCACTCGTATTGCCGAGTGTAGCAGGGGCGGAGCCGATGGAACCATCACAGGTACAGTTTACGGATGTCAGCGTACAGGCTGGGCAGAGCGTGCATGTTCCTGTGACGTTAAAACAACCGCATTATGCGGCAGTTACCGCTTATAATATGCAGATTGATTATGATTCGTCTGCACTGGAGATCGTGCGTATCACGCCTAAATATGTAGGCGGCAGTTTTCCATCCATAGTAGAAAACAATGAATCAAATTTTCATTATAAGATTGATAATGAAGCTGGCTGGGTACGGATCATCTGGGCTGATTTGACTGCAGGTGAACATCCAGTCCCTGTGGAACAGCAGCTGTTTGATATTGAGGTCAAAGCCAAAAATAATGCGGCTCCAGGAACGAAAAAACTCACGGTAAATCGTGAAGATGCAGAACACTGGAATTTCACGAACGTAGATTATGAAAATTACACTGAATTGTCCGGTGGAACAATCACAATTACAGCAGCAAACTCAGGTGGTGGCAATTCGGGTTCTCCAGGTTCCTCTTCGGGAGGAAGTGTATCGCCAACTACACCCGTGGTTACCCCAGTTCCATCGACTCCGGCGGTAACCAAAGGCGTAGATATCTATGTGAATGGACAGAAACAGGAACAATCAGCGACAGCTACCACATCAACGGTAGGCAATCAGGTTACTACGACTGTTCACGTGGATAATAATAAAGTCATCAATCAAATTGGAAGTGGACTAAGAACGCTTCTGCTGCCGATTACAGGTACTGGCAAGAGCGCGGTCGTTGGTGAACTGAACGGCAAGCTAGTCAAAACGATGGAAGGAAGTAATGCCGAAGTTGTCATTCAGACAGATAGTGGTACGTACACCCTCCCAGCTAACCAGATTCAGGTAGATCAGGTTCTGAACCAATTCGGAAGCACCGTTCCATTGGAAGATATCACCATTCAAATCGCTATTGTGCCTAGTGCTACATCTAAGCAAACAGCAATTCAGGCCGCAGCAGACAAGCTGGAGAACACTACAGTGGTTGCAACTCCGGTTGATTTTGAAGTGAAAGCCATCTGGAATGGACAGCAAGTCAATGTGGATCGTTTTAACTCCTATGTAGAGCGCTCTATTACTTTGCCAGAAGGTGTCGATGGTTCAAAGATCACGACAGGGGTTGTACTTCAGGCAGATGGCAGCCTTCTGCATGTGCCGACCAAGGTTATCAAAGGTAGCGGGCAAGATTCTGCTATTATTAACAGCTTGACGAACAGCACTTATGCCCTGATCTATCATCCAGCAACATTCAGTGATGTAACGAATCACTGGAGTCGTGATGACGTACAGGACCTGGCATCCCGTCTGATCGTACAAGGTACTGGTGAGAACGTGTTTGCGCCGGACCGGAGTATTACGAGGGCAGAGTTCACGGCTGTTCTGTTAAGAGGTTTGGGTCTGCACTCTCCGAACAGCACAGAAGCGGCATCGTTCACGGATGTGAAGACAGGCAGCTGGTATGAGGATGAGGTTCAGACGGCTGTGTCCTACGGTCTGATCTCAGGTTATGCTGACGACAGCTTCCGTCCGAACAACGAAATTTCTCGTGCTGAAGCGCTGACTATTGTGTCACGTGCGATGAAATTGGTCGGTCTGGCACAGGCCGACACGTCAGAGACAACAAGTCTGCTGAGCACATACAGCGATAGCGCTAAAGTACAGGCTTGGGCAGCTGAGCCGGTTGCATCGGCGATTAAACAAGAGCTGGTACAAGGCGATGATGGCAAGCTGATGACAGATGCAGACATTAGTCGTGCACAATCAGCAGCGATTGTGAAAAGGTTACTTGCAAAAGCTGGACTAATCTAATCAAATTTTGGACACCTACACTTACTTGAAATGTTTATTTCAAGCAAGCTGTAGGTGTTTTTTTGCATATAGTTCTTTTTGAACAACCTCTTATAGGTGCAATGGTCCAGTTCATTATCAGTTCACAATAATTTGTTACGATATGAAACATCAAATAGATAGATATTGTGCATGATCAGGAGAGGAAGAGATCCATATGAAAATACTTGAAGTTAAAAATGTGAAGAAATCATACACCTTATATGGAAAAGAAAGAGTTCCAGTACTTCACGGTTTGAACCTTAGCTTTGAGACGGGGGAGTTTGTCTCCATCCTAGGTGAATCTGGCTGTGGTAAATCCACGCTGATGAATATCATTGGTGGCATGGACTCCGATTATGAAGGGGACGTCGTTGTTCGTGGCAAGAACTTAAGTGCCATGACCGAGAAAGAAATGGATGATTATCGGAAGAATAATATCGGCTTTGTCTTTCAAAATTTCAATCTGATTCCGCATCTGTCAGTCCTCGAAAATGTGACGATTGCAATGCAAATGACGGATACCAATGAGAAGGATCGGAATCAACGTGCCGTTGATATATTAACAGAGGTCGGACTGAAAGATCATCTGAACAAACGTCCCAACCAGTTATCCGGCGGTCAGAAGCAACGGGTTTCCATCGCACGGGCGTTATCCAACAATCCGGATATTATTCTCGCAGATGAACCAACAGGTGCTCTGGATAGGGAAAACGGAGATCAAATCCTCGCTTTGCTCGACAGTATAGCCAAAAAGGGAATGCTGGTAATTGCCGTAACTCACTCCCAGAAAGTCGCTGACTCCGGTACACGTATTGTGAAGGTTGAAGAGGGGCGCATTAGTGATGATATTCACCTGAAAGATCCTTCTACGGCTGTTTACGAGAGTGGTCAGGATTCTTCCCGCAGCCTAAGCCTGCTTGCTTCATTCAAGATGGCACTCAAAAATATGAAACTCAACGGCAAACGTAATGTATTGGTAGCATTGGGAGGATCTATAGGTATATTAAGTGTACTCCTGATGCTCTCCTTGGGGAATGGTATAACGACGTATATGAATGACGAAATCAATTCAAGTATGGACCCTTTACTCGTGGATATAACGAAGCCGAGTGAAGAAGCGAAGAACATGCAAGGCCCCGAGGCCTTGATGGCACCAGGTGAACCGTTCACCGAAGCTGATGTTGAGACAATTCGCAATTTTCCTAATGTGGATCATGTAGAGACGATCACAACCATTACAGGAAAATCGACTATGGTGAATGAAGAACAAAGTGTGGGACTCACGCAGTTAACGACGTTAACGGATGCTTTTGATCCAGCACTGATGACAACGGGGGTCCTTCCTGTAGAAAATCAGATGCTGTTACCTCTCGATACGGCGAAACAATTAAGCGGAAATGACCAAGCTGAATCCATGATCGGCAAGTCGGTGTTTCTATATATCAATGAGATGGATAGCAATAATAAACCAGTAACTTTGGAGAAAGAAGTTACGATCTCAGGAATCTATGAAGCAGCAGATCCACGTTCTCCAATGCAACAATCCCCGGGATACATCTCATCAGAGACGTTGGAGCCAATGTATACAGATAAAGGAATAACGATCGGGCCGATTCAGGTTAACGCCTATGCAACCGATATGAAATATGTAAATGACATCAATGAAGCTGCTGTTGACGCTGGCTTCGCAGGCTCCCAGATGGCCAAGGTCATGGAGAATATCACGACATATGTAAGTATGGCTTCCATTGTACTTGCTGGAATTGCAGGCATTTCGTTAATCGTATCCGGTATCATGATACTGGTAGTACTCTATATTAGTGTCGTGGAACGGACGAAAGAGATCGGAATCCTTCGGGCGATTGGAGCGAGAAAGAAAGATATCAAGCGAATATTCTTCTCCGAATCTGCCTTATTAGGGGTATTTAGTGGTATTATTGCGGTAATCTTTGCAGTGGTCATTAGTTATGTGTTAAATATTCTATTGGACAATGCGTTTGGAGCAAAACTCATTAATCTCTCAGGATATTATATCTTGTTCGGTATCGTGGTAAGTACAGCGATTAGTATCGTGGC from Paenibacillus sp. FSL R5-0341 harbors:
- a CDS encoding S-layer homology domain-containing protein translates to MLQPKKKRPRIRKTMSGLIALTLLSSLVLPSVAGAEPMEPSQVQFTDVSVQAGQSVHVPVTLKQPHYAAVTAYNMQIDYDSSALEIVRITPKYVGGSFPSIVENNESNFHYKIDNEAGWVRIIWADLTAGEHPVPVEQQLFDIEVKAKNNAAPGTKKLTVNREDAEHWNFTNVDYENYTELSGGTITITAANSGGGNSGSPGSSSGGSVSPTTPVVTPVPSTPAVTKGVDIYVNGQKQEQSATATTSTVGNQVTTTVHVDNNKVINQIGSGLRTLLLPITGTGKSAVVGELNGKLVKTMEGSNAEVVIQTDSGTYTLPANQIQVDQVLNQFGSTVPLEDITIQIAIVPSATSKQTAIQAAADKLENTTVVATPVDFEVKAIWNGQQVNVDRFNSYVERSITLPEGVDGSKITTGVVLQADGSLLHVPTKVIKGSGQDSAIINSLTNSTYALIYHPATFSDVTNHWSRDDVQDLASRLIVQGTGENVFAPDRSITRAEFTAVLLRGLGLHSPNSTEAASFTDVKTGSWYEDEVQTAVSYGLISGYADDSFRPNNEISRAEALTIVSRAMKLVGLAQADTSETTSLLSTYSDSAKVQAWAAEPVASAIKQELVQGDDGKLMTDADISRAQSAAIVKRLLAKAGLI
- a CDS encoding ATP-binding cassette domain-containing protein, which encodes MKILEVKNVKKSYTLYGKERVPVLHGLNLSFETGEFVSILGESGCGKSTLMNIIGGMDSDYEGDVVVRGKNLSAMTEKEMDDYRKNNIGFVFQNFNLIPHLSVLENVTIAMQMTDTNEKDRNQRAVDILTEVGLKDHLNKRPNQLSGGQKQRVSIARALSNNPDIILADEPTGALDRENGDQILALLDSIAKKGMLVIAVTHSQKVADSGTRIVKVEEGRISDDIHLKDPSTAVYESGQDSSRSLSLLASFKMALKNMKLNGKRNVLVALGGSIGILSVLLMLSLGNGITTYMNDEINSSMDPLLVDITKPSEEAKNMQGPEALMAPGEPFTEADVETIRNFPNVDHVETITTITGKSTMVNEEQSVGLTQLTTLTDAFDPALMTTGVLPVENQMLLPLDTAKQLSGNDQAESMIGKSVFLYINEMDSNNKPVTLEKEVTISGIYEAADPRSPMQQSPGYISSETLEPMYTDKGITIGPIQVNAYATDMKYVNDINEAAVDAGFAGSQMAKVMENITTYVSMASIVLAGIAGISLIVSGIMILVVLYISVVERTKEIGILRAIGARKKDIKRIFFSESALLGVFSGIIAVIFAVVISYVLNILLDNAFGAKLINLSGYYILFGIVVSTAISIVAGLMPSSKAAKLDPMESLRYE